The sequence below is a genomic window from Nitrospirota bacterium.
CAGGAGTTTGCCATTACCCAGCAAGCGAATCCTTACCAGAGTACGCGGCTTTTGCTCGATGGTCAGCAGCGTCTTACCTCACTTTCCGCTGTTATCCAGGGCAAGCCGGTATCTGTTCGGGGACGGCAGCGGCCGATCGAACTTCTCTTCAATCTAGAGCATCCAGAAGAACTGACTGTCGTTACCGAGGTCAACGAAAACGACGATGATGACGATGACCTGGTTGAAGACGAGGCGGATTCCAGTGAGGACGAACTTCAGAAGCGATTCGATAAAATGACCTTCGTGGTGACTACACGGAAGCTTGAACAGCTACCGCACTGGGTGAAGGTCACCGAGGTCTTTAATACGGACGAAGATGCCCCGTTCCTTGAGAGGGCAGGCATTGAAAAGGTCAATGATCCACGCTATAAGAAATACAGTCAACGCCTTGGTCGTCTGCGGGGTATCCGGAAGTACATGTATCGTATGGATGTTCTGGAGCGCAAGCTGTCGTATGACGAGGTGACGGAGATTTTTGTGCGAGTGAACTCACTCGGGGCGAAGCTCAGAAGCTCCGACCTTGCCCTGGCGCAGATCACCGCCAAGTGGCGTAACTCGCTCAAGACCTTTCAGGCTTTCCAAAAACAGTGCAAAGAGACCGGCTTTGATCTTGATCTTGGATTGTATCTCAGAAACCTGATCGCTTTTGCCACTGGACAGTCGCGCTTTCGTACGGTCACCAGCCTCTCGCTGGAGACCCTGCAATCCGCCTGGAAAGAGAGTTGCCGGGGCATGGAATTCGCTCTCAATTTTATGAAGAGCAACGTAGGCATCGACAGCCCGGCGCTTCTTTCGTCGCCATTCATCTTTACGAGCCTTGCCTATCACGCTCATAAGAGGGACTACCAAATCTCCCCCGAAGAATCCGACCGGTTGCGTCATTGGGTGCTTGTCGCAAATGCCAAGGGCCGGTACTCCCGCGGTTCCAGCGAATCGCTGCTAGATCAGGATCTGACGACAGTAAAACAAGGCGGGGGTGCGCAGGAGTTGATCGATAGGCTGCGGTTACAGGTTGGCCGGCTGGATATTTCTCCGCAGGAGCTTGAGGGACGCAATCAGCGAAGCGCAGTATTTAAAACAATGTTCATGGCTTTCCGGGACGATGGTGCGAAAGATTGGCGTTCCAACCTTGCTATCGCGCTTGATCACTCAGGCTCGCATCACCAACTACAGTTTCATCACATATTTCCTAAGGCGGTTTTGAAGGCCACCTATAAGGACCGAGAGGCGGACGATATCGCCAATCTGTGTTTTATCTCCGGAAAAACTAACCGGCAGATCAGCGACAAGACACCAGCGCAGTATTTTCCTGATCTTGTACGAAATGCAGGCGAGAATGCTTTCAATGCACAGCAGATTCCTATGGACAATGCGCTCCTCAAGGTCGACAGTTACAAGGCATTTCTTGAGAAGCGCAGAGATCTGATTAGCCAGAGACTCAATACATTTCTCGGGACGCAAGTATAGGCGTCATTAGAATCAGGTCTTGCGACTTGACAATTCACCGTAAGGAGCAGTCGGGGCAGATCTTCGGACTTCTTTTATCTTCACATCATCTGCTCTGCAATCAGCAATCTTGTGCGAGGGAAGGGGTAACACCAAAATAAAAGACCTGATTCGATGGCTCTCCGCCAGA
It includes:
- a CDS encoding DUF262 domain-containing protein — protein: MAKAEASVEELVGMIERGDLRLPEMQRRYVWRSTRVRDLLDSLYRGYPSGAILLWETDEIVPLQEFAITQQANPYQSTRLLLDGQQRLTSLSAVIQGKPVSVRGRQRPIELLFNLEHPEELTVVTEVNENDDDDDDLVEDEADSSEDELQKRFDKMTFVVTTRKLEQLPHWVKVTEVFNTDEDAPFLERAGIEKVNDPRYKKYSQRLGRLRGIRKYMYRMDVLERKLSYDEVTEIFVRVNSLGAKLRSSDLALAQITAKWRNSLKTFQAFQKQCKETGFDLDLGLYLRNLIAFATGQSRFRTVTSLSLETLQSAWKESCRGMEFALNFMKSNVGIDSPALLSSPFIFTSLAYHAHKRDYQISPEESDRLRHWVLVANAKGRYSRGSSESLLDQDLTTVKQGGGAQELIDRLRLQVGRLDISPQELEGRNQRSAVFKTMFMAFRDDGAKDWRSNLAIALDHSGSHHQLQFHHIFPKAVLKATYKDREADDIANLCFISGKTNRQISDKTPAQYFPDLVRNAGENAFNAQQIPMDNALLKVDSYKAFLEKRRDLISQRLNTFLGTQV